ATCGGACAAAAGCTCATGGACCTGCTGCCGGCCCATGGCCTGGTAGGTCTGGCCTACTGGGAAAACGGCTTCTTCAACGCCACCAACAGCAAGCACCCGATTGCCAAGGTGGAAGACTTCAAGGGGCTGAAATTCCGCTCCATCCAGGCCAAGATCACCCAGGAGACCATCAAGGCGCTGGGCGCCAACCCGGTGCCGCTGGCTGTGCCCGAGCTCTATACGGCGCTGGAGACCAAGACCATAGACGGCCAGGGCACGCCCAATGCGGTGATCGCCGCGCTCAAGCTCTACGAGGTGCAGAAGTACCTCTCGATCACCCAGCACACCTACGGCGCCTTCATTCCGCTCGCGTCCAAGAAGTTCTGGGACACGCTCAGCCCCGACCAGCAGAAGATCCTCAAGGACTCGGCCGTGGAAGCGCGTGCCTACCAGCGCCAGGTGGCGCGTGAGCAGGCTGCCGGCGCGCAGAAGATGATGGAGGGCAAGGGCATCAAGGTGAACGAGGTGACGGCGGCCGAGCACCAGCGCATGCGCGCCGCGGTGCAGCCGGTGTGGGACATGTTCACCCCCGACGTCGGCGCCGATCTGGTCAAGGAAATCGAAGCCGCGATCAAGTAACAAATCGGGCTCCAGCGCTTACCAGACAAGCGCTGTCAGCTATCAAAAACAAAGCGCTGCAGGACTTTCATCCTGCAGCGCTTTTTCATGGCTCAGGCGCGCCTCATTCCTTCCAGGAATAGACGTAGTCGGGCACCTTGACCGCGTCTACGTCGTCGAGCTCCAGCGGGTAGCGCGAATCGATCATCACCGCCACTTCGTCGGTGTACTTGCGCTCGCCCTGGTTGTTGGCCGCTGCCGCCGCGAAGGCCTTGGGGTGCGGGCCGTGGTGAAAGCCCGAGGGGTGCAGCGTGAACATGCCGGGCTTGATGTTGTCGCGCGAGAAGAAGTTGCCCTGGTGGTAGAAGATGGACTCGTCAAACTCGTCGTTGTTGTGAAAGAACGGCACCTTGAGCGCGCCCGGGTCGCTCTCGATGGGGCGCGGCGCGAAGGTGCAGACGATGATGGTGTTCGAGAGGAAGGTCGCGTGCACCGTCGGCGGCAGGTGGTAGCGGTCCGAGAGCAGTTCGCGGATGTCGCGCCAGTTGAGCTTGACCGGCACGCAGTCGCCGTGCCAGCCCACGGCATCGAGGAAGTTGTACGGGAAGGTGACGGTGGTCACCTGGCCGCGGCGCTTGGCGCGCACGCGGGTCTCGCGCGTGTCGCTGTACTGCGCCTTGAAGGCCTCGTCGATCTTGGGCGTGTCGAGCACCGCCAGGTCGAACTGCGCGTGGTGGCCGAGGATGCCGCGCTCGGGCAGCACGAAGAGGTCTTCGGTCGCTTCGATGGTCAGCACCTCGTTGCGCACCTTGGTTTCCAGCCGCCAGGAGGTGCCGCGCGGGATGTTGATGTAGTCGCCCTCGCGGTAGCTCATGTGGCCGTAGTCGCAGAAGAACTCACCCTCGCCGCGGTGAAAGAACAGGATCATGTCGCCGTCGCCATTGCGCGCCAGATCGGGCATGGAGGCGCCGAACTTCCAGAAATGCACCTCGGTCTGGCCGTTGTGCATGAAGCGGCGCGCCTTCCAGGGGCAGGGGGCGCTGTCTTCAAGCTTGTTCAGGTCCAGCAGCGTGAGCTCCAGTGGACCTTCCCACTTGCTCCAGCCCGTTGGCTTGTGCTTGTGCAGGATGTGGCTGGCGGGGCCGAAAAAGCCGTTGCGCCCGTGCTCGCGCTCGTACAGCCCGTCGGGAATGTCGCAATGGGCTTGGCGGCTGTGCACGCCCTCGCGCAGCGGAAAGGTGATGTACTTCTTCATCAGAGGTCTCCAGGTGATGTTACGATTAATGTAACGACGTTACGATAAAAATAATATCGAGAATCTAGGTCAAGCCGGCGGGCCTGTCAAGCCAGCGCCCCTGGCGCCGTCGTGGTGTCGCCCGTCGCCGTTTGCGCGGCCCGCGACGCCCCTTGCTGCGTGCTGGTGCACACTGGCGGCGCACCCTCTCTTCGACTGCATCCAACCATGGCCCGCTCTTCTTCAAACTCCACGCCGGACACCGCCGCGACCGAAGCGCCGGCCGAGCCCGCACCGGTCGGCATCCAGTCGCTGGAGCTCGGGCTCGAACTCTTCGAGCTGCTGGCGGCGCAAGAGCAGGCGCTGGGCGTGTCGGATCTGGCGCGCCTGGCGGGCATGCACCGGGCCAAGGTCTACCGCTACCTGGTCAGCCTGGTGCGCGCCGGCTGGGTGCGCCAGGATGCGGACAGCAGCCTCTACCAGGTCGGCCCGGCGCTGCGCCGCCTGGCGCTTGCCTGGCTGGCGCGCCAGGATTGGCTGGAGCTCGCGAGCAACGAGGCGCGCGAGCTCGCCCAGACCCAGGGCAACACCTGTCTCGTGGCCGTGCAGACCGAAGCCGGCGTGTGCGCGGTGCGCGTCTACCAGCCGGGTCAGGGGGTTTCGGTGGGCGTGGCGCCAGGCGCCTTGTTCGATCTGCGCACCTCGGCCACGGGCCGGGTGTTCGCAGCCTGGGCAGAGCCGGCGCCGGAGGCGCTGACGCCCGCCCAGCGCGCGCACATTCGCAGCCAGGGCGTGGCCGTGGTCGAGGGCGAGCACGCGCCGGGCATCAACGCGCTGGGCGCGCCGGTGTTCGACGCCCACGGCCATCTGCTGCTGGCGCTCACCCTGGTGGGGCATGGCGCGGCCTTGCAGGCCGATGCCGCGGGCAGCGCGGCGCTGGCGCTGCGCGAGGCCTGTGCGCGCGTGTCGGGCGCGCTGGGCTGGCAGCCGCCGCAGCGCTGAAGCACGGCACAATCGAGCGCACATGGCTTCCGATCTCCTGCTCTGGCTCGCGCTGGGCGCCGCCGCGCTGTTCATCGTCAACGCGCAGCAGCAGCGCGAGCGCGTTTCGCTGCTGGCCAAGGTGTTGCAGCCCTATCAGGTGGAGCGCTTGATGCAGACGCTGATCGAAGGCTATCTGCGCGCCATGGGCGAGCGCGATGGCGCGCGGCGCAGTCAGGTGCTGGCCACGCTGCAAGGCAGTGAGGCGCAGTTGTGCGAGCAGTTGCAGCGCCTGGCCAAGGACGTGCAGCGCATGCCGGCGGCGCAGGCGCGCATCAGCCGCCTGGCCTTCGGTCTGCCTTGGGCCACGCAGTGGCTAGCCGGCCTGAGCTTTGATTTGCGCCGCGCGCTGGCCGTGCACGCGAACGGCATCGCCCGCGCCATGGCCAACGAGGCAGCGCTGTCCGAGCGCAACCGCGCCTACACGGTGACGGCCGAGCTCTTGCTGCTGCAGCACACCTGCCACTGGTATTGCAAGTCGCGCAACGTGGCCTCGGCGCGGCTGCTGGCGCGCCAGCGCACCGCCTGGCCGCAGGTGATTGCCGCGATCAGCGAGCCGACGCGCCGCGCTTATCTGGCGCTGATCACGGGCCAGACGGCCACGGGGCGGTAAGAATCCAGCCCTCCAACGGGTCGAGCTGGGGCGGCAGGCCGTAGAGTGCGCTGCCCTGCGCCCGGGCGCGCTCGGCCCAGGCCGCCTGCACCAGACAGGCCGCTGCATCCAGGTGGTCGCCGCTCGCGTCCTGCAGCAGCAAGGCCTGCTGCGCCGGCAGCAGCCGCAGGCGCAGGCCCAGACGCGTGCGCCCCTGCTGCAGCGCCTGCACGATGCGCGCGCGCACTGCGGCGCGCTCGGGCGTCTGGCGGGCGCGCTCGTCGCTCTTGTAGCTGGCGCGGCCCACCAGTTCACGCACCAGCAGGCCGGGGTAGGCTTCGAGCGCCACGCGGCGCGCATCGCCCGCGCACAGGCCGGGCAGATGCACGCCGGCCTGCAGCAGCAAGGGCATGGCCGCATGCAGCATCAGCGCCACCGGCGGATTGACCCATTTCATCGACGGACTCGAGCCCGCCGGCCCGTCGGTGGCGCGGTGGGCAAACTTGTGGCCCACCGGGCGCGCCGCGCAGTAGGCGGCAAAGCTGGCGCGCACCTCGGCGCGGCTCTGCCCCGCGTAGTGCTCGATGCAGGCACGCCATTGCAGCGGCCAGCCCAGCGCCTGCACCAGGGCGCGCGGCAGGCCAAACGGCAGGTCGAACGCGCCCAGCCAGTTGCGCTCTTGCTGCAGCCAGTGGGAAAAGCCCTCCAGGCTGTCGATGCGCACGAACTCGCTCAGGCGCACCAGCGCGCCGCGGCGCTCGCCCAGCGCCAGCACGATGGGCTTGCGCCGGCTGGGGCTGCTGGTGAAATCCACGCCCAGCAGCAGCATGGTTCAGACCGGTGGGCCGCCGCGCGCGTGGGCTGCGGCGCGCTCAGTCGCGTCCGGGAATGAGGGAGAGGAATTCACGGCGCAGCGTGGCGTCGGTGAGGAAGGCGCCACGCATGACGGAGTTGACCATCTTGCTGTCCATCTCGCGCACGCCGCGCCAGGACATGCAGAAGTGGCTCGCCTCCATCACCACCGCCAGGCCGTCGGGGCGGGTCTTGTCCATGATGAGGTCGGCCAGTTGCACGATGGCCTCTTCCTGGATCTGCGGGCGGCCCATGATCCAGTCGGTCATGCGCGCGTACTTGGACAGGCCGATCACGTTGGTGTGCTCGTTGGGCATCACGCCGACCCAGAGCTTGCCGATGACCGGGCAGAAGTGGTGGCTGCAGGCGCTGCGCACGGTGATCGGGCCGACGATGAGCAACTCGTTCAGGCGCGCGGCGTTGGGGAATTCGGTGACCTCGGGCGCCCGGCCGTAACGGCCGCGAAACACCTCGCTGATGTACATCTTGGCCACGCGCCGCGCGGTGTCCTGGGTGTTGTGGTCGTTGGCCGTGTCTATCACCAGGCTGTCGAGCACGCCCTGCATCTTGGCCTGCACCTCGTCGAGCAGCGCCTCGAGCTCGCCGGGCTCGATGAACTCGGCGATGTTGTCGTTGGCAAAAAAGGGCCGGCCCGCCTGGTTCAGGCGTTCGCGAATCTTGACGGAGACGGGTACGCCCTCGTCGGGCGCGCTGGGCAGAGAATCACTCATGCGCGCATGGTACCAGCGAATCGGTCGGCACAACTTGCAAGCAATTTATGTCTCTGGCGCCCGCCAATACTGCGCAAGCAGCTATTATTTTAGTAGTTTTTGCCGGTGAGCCAGAGCGCCGCGCGCATGAGCAGGTAGGCGATGTGGTCGAGCGCGCGCTCCAGCCGCGGGCGGCTGGCATAAGTCTGCGCCGCCAGTGGCTCGCAGCCGTCGATGGCCTGCATCAGACGCGCACGCAGCAGGCGGGCGAATTCGGCGTCGCGCACCATCACGTTGGCCTCGCGCGCCAGCAGCAGGCTCAGCGGGTCGAGATTGCTCGAACCTACCGTGGCCCAGGGGCGCGCGCCCTCGGCGTCCACTACAGCCACCTTGGCGTGCAGAAAGCTCGGCGCGTATTCGTGGATGTGCACGCCCGCGGCCAGCAGCGCGCCGTAGACCGGCCGCGCCGCGTGGTATTGCATGAAGTATTCGTAGCGGCCCTGCAGCAGCAGGTGTACGCGCACGCCGCGGCGCGCGGCCAGCACCAGCGCGCGGCGCAGCTTCCCCCCCGGGATGAAGTAGGCGTTGGCGATGATGATCTCCTCGCGTGCCTGGGCGATCGCGCGGCGGTAGGACCGCTCGATGCGCGTGCGCAGGCGCAGGTTGTCGCGCAGCAGCAGCGCCGCGCGCACCCCCCGCCCCTGCTGCGGCGTGCGCGCGCGCAGCCGGTGCAGCGTCTGCGCGGCGCGCCAGTCCTGCAGCGCATGCGCCAGCTGGCGCCGGCGCACCTCGTGCACGGCCTGCATGCGCAGCCACAGCAAGTCCATCACCGCGCAGGCATAGGCCACCATGCTGCCTTGCACCTGCACCGCAAAATCCAGGCGCGGCGCCTCCAGCCGGCCGCGGTAGGGGTCTTCAAAATCGTCCAGCACGTTGATGCCGCCGCAAAACAGCACGCGCGCATCGACCACGCAGAGCTTGCGGTGCAGGCGCCGCCAGCGGCTGGGCAGCAGCAGGCCCAGCGGCCCGAGCGGCGAATACACGCGCAGCTGCACGCCGGCCTGCACCAGGCGCGTGCCCCAGGGCTCGGCGATGAGCCCGGTGCCCACGCCGTCCACCACCATGCGCACCCGCACCCCGCGG
The DNA window shown above is from Comamonas sp. NLF-1-9 and carries:
- a CDS encoding TRAP transporter substrate-binding protein; translation: MKFKTTLLLGLLAAAFSGSTLAAVTGKFAVTLPEKSHQGQGVAKFVELVKAKSGGEIDIKPYYGGALGDDVKVTSALQGGTIEFTVPQTSTLTGMVKPYEVLDFPFLFATTEQAEKVLDGPIGQKLMDLLPAHGLVGLAYWENGFFNATNSKHPIAKVEDFKGLKFRSIQAKITQETIKALGANPVPLAVPELYTALETKTIDGQGTPNAVIAALKLYEVQKYLSITQHTYGAFIPLASKKFWDTLSPDQQKILKDSAVEARAYQRQVAREQAAGAQKMMEGKGIKVNEVTAAEHQRMRAAVQPVWDMFTPDVGADLVKEIEAAIK
- a CDS encoding homogentisate 1,2-dioxygenase, whose protein sequence is MKKYITFPLREGVHSRQAHCDIPDGLYEREHGRNGFFGPASHILHKHKPTGWSKWEGPLELTLLDLNKLEDSAPCPWKARRFMHNGQTEVHFWKFGASMPDLARNGDGDMILFFHRGEGEFFCDYGHMSYREGDYINIPRGTSWRLETKVRNEVLTIEATEDLFVLPERGILGHHAQFDLAVLDTPKIDEAFKAQYSDTRETRVRAKRRGQVTTVTFPYNFLDAVGWHGDCVPVKLNWRDIRELLSDRYHLPPTVHATFLSNTIIVCTFAPRPIESDPGALKVPFFHNNDEFDESIFYHQGNFFSRDNIKPGMFTLHPSGFHHGPHPKAFAAAAANNQGERKYTDEVAVMIDSRYPLELDDVDAVKVPDYVYSWKE
- a CDS encoding IclR family transcriptional regulator gives rise to the protein MARSSSNSTPDTAATEAPAEPAPVGIQSLELGLELFELLAAQEQALGVSDLARLAGMHRAKVYRYLVSLVRAGWVRQDADSSLYQVGPALRRLALAWLARQDWLELASNEARELAQTQGNTCLVAVQTEAGVCAVRVYQPGQGVSVGVAPGALFDLRTSATGRVFAAWAEPAPEALTPAQRAHIRSQGVAVVEGEHAPGINALGAPVFDAHGHLLLALTLVGHGAALQADAAGSAALALREACARVSGALGWQPPQR
- a CDS encoding DUF429 domain-containing protein, whose product is MLLLGVDFTSSPSRRKPIVLALGERRGALVRLSEFVRIDSLEGFSHWLQQERNWLGAFDLPFGLPRALVQALGWPLQWRACIEHYAGQSRAEVRASFAAYCAARPVGHKFAHRATDGPAGSSPSMKWVNPPVALMLHAAMPLLLQAGVHLPGLCAGDARRVALEAYPGLLVRELVGRASYKSDERARQTPERAAVRARIVQALQQGRTRLGLRLRLLPAQQALLLQDASGDHLDAAACLVQAAWAERARAQGSALYGLPPQLDPLEGWILTAPWPSGP
- the folE gene encoding GTP cyclohydrolase I; the protein is MSDSLPSAPDEGVPVSVKIRERLNQAGRPFFANDNIAEFIEPGELEALLDEVQAKMQGVLDSLVIDTANDHNTQDTARRVAKMYISEVFRGRYGRAPEVTEFPNAARLNELLIVGPITVRSACSHHFCPVIGKLWVGVMPNEHTNVIGLSKYARMTDWIMGRPQIQEEAIVQLADLIMDKTRPDGLAVVMEASHFCMSWRGVREMDSKMVNSVMRGAFLTDATLRREFLSLIPGRD
- the clsB gene encoding cardiolipin synthase ClsB, whose protein sequence is MPLPAFAGSDHRIKLLQGSQEFFPALIAELDGAQRDVQFETYIFCTAGEGASVAAALERAARRGVRVRMVVDGVGTGLIAEPWGTRLVQAGVQLRVYSPLGPLGLLLPSRWRRLHRKLCVVDARVLFCGGINVLDDFEDPYRGRLEAPRLDFAVQVQGSMVAYACAVMDLLWLRMQAVHEVRRRQLAHALQDWRAAQTLHRLRARTPQQGRGVRAALLLRDNLRLRTRIERSYRRAIAQAREEIIIANAYFIPGGKLRRALVLAARRGVRVHLLLQGRYEYFMQYHAARPVYGALLAAGVHIHEYAPSFLHAKVAVVDAEGARPWATVGSSNLDPLSLLLAREANVMVRDAEFARLLRARLMQAIDGCEPLAAQTYASRPRLERALDHIAYLLMRAALWLTGKNY